In Mixophyes fleayi isolate aMixFle1 chromosome 11, aMixFle1.hap1, whole genome shotgun sequence, one DNA window encodes the following:
- the RPL28 gene encoding large ribosomal subunit protein eL28: protein MSASLQWMIIRNCSSFLIKRNKQVYSTEPNNLKARNSFRYNGLIHRKTVGVEPAADGKGIIVVLKKRAGQRKPATSYEKITINKNSRATLSSLRHIIRKNNYRRDLRMAALRRASAILRSQKPVVVKKKRTRVAKTA, encoded by the exons ATGTCTGCTAGTTTGCAATGGATGATCATCAGAAACTGCTCTAGTTTCTTGATCAAAAGAAACAAACAGGTGTATAGTACT GAGCCCAACAACCTGAAGGCCAGGAACTCCTTCCGGTACAATGGACTCATCCACAGGAAAACAGTTGGTGTTGAGCCTGCTGCTGATGGAAAGGGGATCATTGTTGTTCTGAAAAAGCGTGCTG GCCAGCGTAAACCAGCTACATCATATGAAAAAATAACCATCAACAAGAACTCTCGCGCCACCCTAAGCAGCTTGCGCCACATTATCCGCAAGAATAATTACAGGAGGGACCTCCGTATG gcGGCACTGCGTCGTGCTAGTGCTATCTTGAGGAGCCAGAAACCAGTTGTAGTGAAGAAGAAGCGCACTCGGGTTGCCAAGACTGCATAA